In Comamonas koreensis, the genomic stretch TCTGTAGCCTTTCAACCTTCCTACTTGGCCTGGCCGGCAGCCATGGCGGCGTTGACAATTTTTCTTGCGCTCTCGCGCATGTGCGATCTGCCTTCCTCTGGCATGTGCTCCCAGGGGTAATCCATCCGCTGGGCCATTACCTTTGCTGCGGCTTCAAAATCCAGTGCATCAGCGGGTTGAGCTTGGGGTGCCGACTCACTCGGCACCAAGCAGCGCAACAGGAGCTGGTCCGCATAGGCGTGAGCAAAATGGGCAGGCGGTTGATCAGGGGCTTCGGCTAGGCCAGCGCGCAGCTGGTCCAGCAGTGCCGGGATACGCTCGTCGCGCAGTTTCTGGAAGCGCAGGTACACATCGGCCGGCATGGCCTTACCCATGTATTCGAGGTGCAGTCGGTTTTTGCTGCTCTCCAGCTGCACCAGCTGCTCGATTAAATCCCAAGTTGCAGAGCAGGGTGCAGTCTTGAGGGGAACGGAAGGGGTGGTTTCAGACATTGGGGCTCCAAAAGTGGAAATGCCCGCTCAAGGCGGGCAATGGTACGGGTGAAGCAGGCAGCTACCAAGCAGCTACTGGCAGAGAAAGTACGACGGCCATGGGTTTGACCCAAACTGGCTGGGCCGACAGCAGGAAGGTTTCTCCAGACCAAGCGAGCAAGAGCGTTTCGCCCATGACGTGCGCTATGGCTTCGCCGGCTGCGCTGGGCACCGCGTTGCCGATGCGCTCTCGCCAGGCCTGGTCGCTCAGACCATCCAGTTCCAGCTGCTCTTCAGGGTCTACCAGACTCTGCAGCGCTGCAAGCTCCAGAGTGGTGAATGGGCGGTGCCAGGTGCCGTCTTCGGCCACGATTCTGCAAACCAGCTTTTCAGCAGGCGCTGGCATGGGCCGTGGATCCGCGACCGACCAGCGGCCGTTGTCGTGACAAGCTGATCCGCTGACTGCGCCGGCGGACGTGGCCCAGGGCACTACGCCATAGTGCCCACCAGTGAGATATGCTGCACGGTCGGCATCCATGCCTGAGCGTGGATCTGCCACTGCGTATGCGCCTTCGCCCGAGGTGCTGCCTGCAATCACTGTCCGGGTCGGCCCTGTCCATTCAGTCACATGGCACTTCCCATGCAACAGGGTGGGATCGCTACCGCCGCGCGGGTCCGCCACCGCCTGGCCGCTGCCGTGGGCACTGGTTACTGCCATAGCAGCTTTGTCCCAGCGGACGATGCGAAATTCGTTGCTGTGCTTTGCAGGGCCATAGTGTCGGGGATCGGCAACGCTGTATGCGCCCTGGCCAGGCCCTTGCTGGCCAGCTACTGTGCCGGTGCTGCCATTCCAGCGGCGCACGCCGTAGGCCTGGCCATCCTTCCACAGCGAAGACTGCTCAAAGCGCCACAAGAGCAAGGACGAAGCCATGTTCCGGGCCAGCCTGCCAGGGGTGAAGCTCACCCAGGGCGAATATGACCTCTACATGGACTTCACCTACCAGTTCGGCATCACAAACTGGCGCACGAGCTCGATGCGGCGCAACCTGCTGAACGGTGAATACCTGCAGGCCTGCAACGCGCTGCCCGCCTGGCGGAAGCAAGCGGGCCGGGATTGTTCGCTGCCGCAGAACTGGGGCCCGAAAGGCTGCAAGGGCGTGTGGACCCGGCAGCTAGAAAGGCAAGCCAAATGCTTAGCAGAACAGGGGTAAACATGGTCTACACACATGCTGCTGCTCTCTTGCTTGGGATGGCCCTGGCCGCCATTGGCACTTGGAATGTGCAGGCCTGGCGTGTGGGCGCGCAGATTGAATCAATCCGCTCCGAGCAAGCAAAAGAAGAATCCACCAGGTCAAATGCGGCGCTGGTGGAAAACACGAAAACTTCGATCAAGGAAAGCAAGCATGCCCAAGACACAATCTACAACGCCGACCGACTGGCGAATCTCAAGACGGGCATTGATGTTGATGTGCGCGCTGAGCTTGCCCGTGCTGAGCGCCTGCACCGCGACACCGCCAGTCGAAGTGCCACTTATCGCGCGCAAGCCCAAGCCGACGCAGCTGCCCGCAGCGATCTCGCAGATAAAGCGGCAGCCCTCGACCGCCAGCTTGCAGAAGGCCTCGGTGTGGTCGCAATCCTCGGGAGCGACCTTAGACGAAGAGACTCCGAAGTAGCCGCGCTGCGTGACCAGGTGAACATCGAGCGCCGGCTGAGCGGTGACGACAGCGGCCAAGCTTGCAGCCGGTAAACACGGTCCACATTGCGACAATCCAATTCCAATGAGTTGTGGATAGCGCAGCTCTATGCTCGGGACACCTCTAACAAAAAAAATAGAGAAACAGTTGTTTGTAAATGTTAAAAATACTAAACTGATAACTTATTCCAATTTTTAACTGAGGCGTTCGTATGTATCTCTATCAACGCGGGACATTTCTGGGCTTGTCGATGTTATGCATGGCCGCAGCAAATGCTGCCACTCCTACTTACAACCCTGTAGGTGTGCAGCAAAACGTTGCCGTGCAAACGGTGACAGATGGCGGGTGGTCGGAGTGTTACAAAGAAACATTTGACAAAAACGGGAAATCTATAGAAGAAATATCCACGGCTTGCGGTGGCAAGCAATTGATGATGGCCTGTCGCGCCACCGGGACCAACAGCCTGCAGGTGTTGGCCCAAGCTCCCAAAATCGACGTGATGACGGATACGGGAACAGCCTTTGCTATCACCCACCAAGCCAATGGAGTCGCATGGTATTTCAATTCGAGCTATTCTTGGGGTTTTGCTGCGGAAGGGCAGGCTGTAAGCAGATCAAGTTGTGACACACAAAATTCTTCGGGTGAAGGAAGTGCTACTCGCATGTGTGTTCATACCAATCAAGGCAATTTGAGCGGGGGCTGGAGATGCGGCGGGGCTACTGGGCTGAATGAAAGTTCAGCTTTTGAGCGCGTTTTTTATACCGCCAACGTCACAAGCCCGGACCCTGTTCCGTCCGTGAGTGTTTCAAATGTTGCGGATCGATCGCTGACTGTCACTTGGACTGCTGCTAGTGATAACGGCTCCCCCATCACTAAGTACACCGTGACAGGCGTTCCTGGCGGCTCATGCACAACCGAGATCGTGGCCCCTGCCACCGAGCCAGCAACTTCTTGCACGATCACCGGCTTGACCAATGGTACGCCCTACAAGTTCACGGTCGTGGCAACCAACGCAATTGGTGACAGCGCTCCGTCACCCGAAAGTGCAGAAGCTATTCCACTCGCAGACGTGATGTTTGTGGGTGCAGGTCCAAACATCACGCTCGCAGGCGGTGTTGTTGCAGCGGCATATTCTCAACCTCTGCAGCTAACAGGCGGCCTGCCTCCATACACCTTCTCCGTGACGGGCGAGCTGCCACCTGGGCTGGCTCTCGACACGGCAACCGGCATCATTTCCGGGACGCCCACGACCACTGGCACTTACAGCTTCTCGGTCATGGCCATGGATAGCGCGGTGCAACCAACACTCGCGGCCAAGGCAGTTCATGTCGCAGAACAAACCTTCACCATCGTGATCACTGCTGCACCAGTGGTTCAAGCTACCCCGACACCAGTACCCGCCCTGGGCGGCGTTGGCATGCTGCTGCTCTCCGGGGTCGTAGCCGGATCCATAGGCTTCATGCGCCGACGGAAATCCAGCTGATCCGTGAACCCTCTTCGGAGGGTTTTTTGACATTTGAATAACTGTCGCGTGACGAATGGTTGAAAGCACACGGCGAGAGCCTCCCCGGCGCCACTACGGCACTGGGGAGGCTATTTTTTCTAACGTGTTTTCAAGTCAGTAGATGCCAAACATAAACATGGCCCCATGTGACGTTAAAACCAAGTAATTTGAATATTATCGAATTCCAATGTCCAGGCTTGGGACATGTTATTAGCAAAGACGAGGCCGAAGCT encodes the following:
- a CDS encoding glycoside hydrolase family protein, with amino-acid sequence MFRASLPGVKLTQGEYDLYMDFTYQFGITNWRTSSMRRNLLNGEYLQACNALPAWRKQAGRDCSLPQNWGPKGCKGVWTRQLERQAKCLAEQG
- a CDS encoding fibronectin type III domain-containing protein — translated: MYLYQRGTFLGLSMLCMAAANAATPTYNPVGVQQNVAVQTVTDGGWSECYKETFDKNGKSIEEISTACGGKQLMMACRATGTNSLQVLAQAPKIDVMTDTGTAFAITHQANGVAWYFNSSYSWGFAAEGQAVSRSSCDTQNSSGEGSATRMCVHTNQGNLSGGWRCGGATGLNESSAFERVFYTANVTSPDPVPSVSVSNVADRSLTVTWTAASDNGSPITKYTVTGVPGGSCTTEIVAPATEPATSCTITGLTNGTPYKFTVVATNAIGDSAPSPESAEAIPLADVMFVGAGPNITLAGGVVAAAYSQPLQLTGGLPPYTFSVTGELPPGLALDTATGIISGTPTTTGTYSFSVMAMDSAVQPTLAAKAVHVAEQTFTIVITAAPVVQATPTPVPALGGVGMLLLSGVVAGSIGFMRRRKSS